Below is a genomic region from Streptomyces ferrugineus.
CGATCTTCGTCGTGGAGCTCATGAGGCCATCTTCGCCGACCCCGGGCGTCTTTTACCGAGCGTTAACGAGAGCGACATCGGTCGGAACTGTTGACGGGAGGACCATGTCCGCAGTTTGGTATACCAAACGCCCTCCACAAGTAGTCTTCCCGTCCCCCGGCTCCTGGAGGCCCCCGTGTCCCTCGCCGACCGTGCCGAAGCCACCGGCACACCAGCGTTCGTCCCCGATCCCCGGCTCACCAACGAAGACCTCGCTCCCGCGAAGAAGCGCAACTGGAAGGTCTTCGACCTCTTCGCCATGTGGATGTCCGACGTCCACAACCTCGGCAACTACACGTTCGCGGCCGGTCTGCTGGTCCTCGGCATGAACGTGTGGCAGGTCTTCACCTCCCTGCTCGTCGGCTTCGTGATCATCTACATCGGCATGAACTGGATGGGGAAGATCGGCCAGCGCCACGGCGTCCCGTTCCCGGTCGTCAGCCGCATCAGCTTCGGCGTCTGGGGCGCCAACATCCCGGCGCTGATCAGGGCCGTCATCGCCATCATGTGGTACGGCATCCAGACCTACCTGGCGTCCGTCGCCGTGAACGTGATGCTGCTGGCCGCCTGGCCGGGCCTGGAGTCCTGGACGCACAACTCCTTCCTGGGCCTGCACCAGCTCGGCTGGTGCACCTTCATCGCCCTGTGGCTGATCCAGGCGGCGATCATCAGCCAGGGCATGGAGTCGGTGCGCAAGTTCCAGGACTTCTGCGGTCCGGCGATCTGGGTGGTGATGATCGCCCTCGCGGTCTGGATCCTCGCCAAGGCCGGCTGGACGATCTCGCTCACGTCGACCCCGAACCCGGTCTCCGTCGGCGAGCAGTGGCGGCAGTGGTTCGGCGCGATCGGTCTGATCCTCGCCACGTACGGCACGCTGATGCTCAACTTCTGTGACTTCTCGCGCTTCGCCCCCGACTACAAGACGGTCAAGCGCGGCAACTTCTGGGGCCTGCCCATCAACTCGACGGCGTTCGTGGTCGTCTCGGTGATCGTCACGGCGGGCTCGATCGAGGTGTTCGGCAAGGCCATCACCGAGCCTGCCTACCTCGTCGCCGAGATCGGCAACACCTGGGTCCTCGTCCTCGGCGCCCTGACCTTCGCCATCGCCACCATGGGCGTCAACATCGTCGCCAACTTCGTCTCACCGGCGTACGACCTGGCCAACGTCTGGCCGCAGAAGATCACCTTCAAGGTCGGCGGCATGATCAGCACGGTGGCGGCGCTGGTGGTGACACCGTGGAACCTCTTCTCTAGCCCGACGGTCGTCAACTATTTCCTGGGCGGCCTCGGCGCCTTCCTGGGTCCGCTGTTCGGCGTGATCATGGTCGACTACTACCTGATCAAGCACGGCCGCGTGGACACGAACGAGCTCTTCTCCGCCGAGCCCGGCTCGCGCTACTACTACCGCAAGGGCGTCAACCCCAAGGCGCTGTGGGCGTTCCTGCCGGCGGCGGCTGTCTCGGCGGTGCTGGCGCTGGTGGACACGTTCAGCGCGGTGGCGCCGTACTCCTGGTTCATCGGTACGGCGATGGCGGCGGTGCTGTACCTGGTGCTGTGCCGCGACGAGCGGGCCGCCGGGTCCGCGGCCGCGACCGCGGTGCGGGAGGTC
It encodes:
- a CDS encoding NCS1 family nucleobase:cation symporter-1; the protein is MSLADRAEATGTPAFVPDPRLTNEDLAPAKKRNWKVFDLFAMWMSDVHNLGNYTFAAGLLVLGMNVWQVFTSLLVGFVIIYIGMNWMGKIGQRHGVPFPVVSRISFGVWGANIPALIRAVIAIMWYGIQTYLASVAVNVMLLAAWPGLESWTHNSFLGLHQLGWCTFIALWLIQAAIISQGMESVRKFQDFCGPAIWVVMIALAVWILAKAGWTISLTSTPNPVSVGEQWRQWFGAIGLILATYGTLMLNFCDFSRFAPDYKTVKRGNFWGLPINSTAFVVVSVIVTAGSIEVFGKAITEPAYLVAEIGNTWVLVLGALTFAIATMGVNIVANFVSPAYDLANVWPQKITFKVGGMISTVAALVVTPWNLFSSPTVVNYFLGGLGAFLGPLFGVIMVDYYLIKHGRVDTNELFSAEPGSRYYYRKGVNPKALWAFLPAAAVSAVLALVDTFSAVAPYSWFIGTAMAAVLYLVLCRDERAAGSAAATAVREV